CAAGATTAGAAACCAGCATCCAAAGCCGCTAACCTAACCACCTCGGCATCAATGATTTCCTTTTTAGCCTGGAAACCATAAAGCAAGCAATGAGTGGCGAGTTTATTGATAAGCCGGGGCCAGCCTCGGGATAAAGAGGCATTAGCTTCGATGGCAGGCTCGGAAAAAATATTATGGTTAGCTCCTGCAAGCTTCATATGATGCTGGATGTAGCTTGCTACCTCTTCCATGGTTAAAGGCTCAACTTTATAACTCATGGCGATTCTTTGGGCAAGAGGCCTATTCTGGTTTAAGGTAAGCTTATCTAAGAGATGCGGAAGGCCAGAGAGAACCAGGATAAACGGATTTTCCGAATCCATGCTAAAGTTAAAGAGAATATTTATATCACAGAGAAAAAGATCTTTAGCCATCTGCATCTCGTCTAAGATAAAAACCGGAGTAATCTTTCTTTCCCGAAAAAACCTT
The Carboxydothermus pertinax genome window above contains:
- a CDS encoding ExeA family protein yields the protein MYRAFYSLTKAPFTKEIKTADSFPSASFSETMARLEYLKKTRGIGLIAGEPGAGKTFALRAFAESLNPSLYKVVYFPLSTGTVMDFYRGLAIALGEEPKFRKVDLFHQIQSAVVRFFRERKITPVFILDEMQMAKDLFLCDINILFNFSMDSENPFILVLSGLPHLLDKLTLNQNRPLAQRIAMSYKVEPLTMEEVASYIQHHMKLAGANHNIFSEPAIEANASLSRGWPRLINKLATHCLLYGFQAKKEIIDAEVVRLAALDAGF